The sequence CTCTTTTCTAATTTTCTCTGATGCACCTATTGAATATTCGACTGGTATATGGAATGAATTAGAATACCAATCTTTGTCAGTCACGCCTTCAATTTCGCCAAATCTCTCCCTATCAAGCTCAGTAAAACGACCTGATAGACCTTCTGCTGGTGTAGCCACAAGTGAATAATTCAGGTTATATTCCTTAGAAGCTTCTTTACATAAACCATCCATATATTTGATTATCTCTAGACCTAAATCAAAAGATTCTTCTGATTCACCATGATGCTTACCAGTAAGCACCTTTAGAGCTTCTGCTAGTCCAATAAAACCTATTGATAATGTTCCATGTTTCAATGCTTCTTCAAGGGTATCTTCAGAACTTAATTTATCACTATCTAGATATAAACTTTGACCCATTAAAAATGGAAACTCTTTAACTTTTTTGTTCTTTTGAATTTTAAATCTATCGTAAAGTTGTTCAACTACTAGTTGAACTGTTTCTTTTAACTGACTATAGAAGGAATCTATCTCTCTTGTTTCTAAAGCTACTCTTGGTAAGTTTATAGAAGTAAAAGATAAGTTTCCTCTACCTTCAGTAACTTCTTCTCCCCGTCTATTAGAAATCACTCTAGTCCTACACCCCATATAAGCTACTACTTGTGGATCTTCTTCTCTATAATAAAATGGTGCGTTATAGGATGCATCTTGGTTAGAATAATTAGGAAATAATCTCTCGCATGATACTTCATGAGCAAGGCGACGCAAATCATAGTTAGGATCTTCAGGTTGTTTATTAACACCTTGTGCAAGAGAAAAGATTAGGTTTGGAAATATCGGGGTTTCTCCCTTACCTAAACCTTTTTTATACACTTTTAATAGCATTTCAGTTACTAGTCGCCCTTCAGGGGTTGTATCTAAGCCAAAATTGATAGAAGTAAAAGGTACTTGAGCACCTGCCCGGCTATGCATAGTATTCAAGTTAAACACAAAAATTTGCATTGCTTGGTAGGTTCTTTTACGCACCTGCTTCCACGCTTTCTCTTCAAGATTTTCCTCTACCCCATATTCAACTAATTCTTTTTTAACCTTATCAAGAGTTACTCTCACATAAGGAGCTAATGATGAATCAAAAGTAGCAAAAGATTGCCCCCCATGATGATCATTTTGGTTAGATTGAAAAATTATACAACTAAGAGATGCTGCCGACTCTATAGAATTAGGTGTAGTAATCCAACCATGACCTGTATTAAAACCTTTTTCCAACAATCTATCTAATGGAATCTGTAAACAAGTAGTTGTTCCAATAGCTGCAAAATCTGCATCATGGACATGAATATACCCTTCTCTATGGGCATGTGCATGTTCTTCTTTAGCAAAGTGGTTAAAATATACTTCTTTCATCGCTTCTGATCCACCCTTTAACATTTTTCCCATAGGTGCATCACCATTAACATTTGCGTTTTCTTGATCTTTAGTCTCTAAGACATTTATTAACTCTTTCATTAACTTCGTATCAGCTTCTCTAATTCTATCTCGATCATTACGATAGATAACATAAGATCGTGCTACTTCATAATGTCCAGCTTCCATAAGAGTGTTTTCAACTTCTCTTTGTACTCTTGGAACTGTAGGCTTGTCTACTCCCTTTTCCGCTAGCTTATTAAGCACACGGTATGTAAGTGACAAAGCCAGTGAATGGTTGTCCTTATCTACAGCTGAGAAAGCTTTTTTTATTGCATGTGTTATTTTAGAAGGGTCAAAAGGTTGTTCTCTTCCATCCCTTTTAACTACTTTAGATGGCATTTTAGAAGGTTCTGTCACCAAGGCCACATCTTTCTTTTCCATAATTACACCTCTCCCTATATATAATTATAATTAAATTATATAATTTTCTTGATACTGAATAATTGTACCATAATGAAATCACACTTTCTCTTTTCAAAAAACCTTCAAACTTTTGTCTCATTAATTCATTTCATACTTTCATAATATTTCTTCATTATTACGGCTTGATTTTCTTCTATACTCTTCTTGACATCTAAAATCCGTTGATTGCGGGATCCTCTATAGTTTAAGTTCCTATCCTTCTGTTTTTGTAAAAAAGGACCATCGATCAAAATGTCTATCTCATAGAGGAGTTTTTTCCTAGCTCCATCTTTAATTAATTCTTCAAAATAAAATCCAGAATATGC comes from Natranaerobius trueperi and encodes:
- a CDS encoding anaerobic ribonucleoside triphosphate reductase, with the translated sequence MEKKDVALVTEPSKMPSKVVKRDGREQPFDPSKITHAIKKAFSAVDKDNHSLALSLTYRVLNKLAEKGVDKPTVPRVQREVENTLMEAGHYEVARSYVIYRNDRDRIREADTKLMKELINVLETKDQENANVNGDAPMGKMLKGGSEAMKEVYFNHFAKEEHAHAHREGYIHVHDADFAAIGTTTCLQIPLDRLLEKGFNTGHGWITTPNSIESAASLSCIIFQSNQNDHHGGQSFATFDSSLAPYVRVTLDKVKKELVEYGVEENLEEKAWKQVRKRTYQAMQIFVFNLNTMHSRAGAQVPFTSINFGLDTTPEGRLVTEMLLKVYKKGLGKGETPIFPNLIFSLAQGVNKQPEDPNYDLRRLAHEVSCERLFPNYSNQDASYNAPFYYREEDPQVVAYMGCRTRVISNRRGEEVTEGRGNLSFTSINLPRVALETREIDSFYSQLKETVQLVVEQLYDRFKIQKNKKVKEFPFLMGQSLYLDSDKLSSEDTLEEALKHGTLSIGFIGLAEALKVLTGKHHGESEESFDLGLEIIKYMDGLCKEASKEYNLNYSLVATPAEGLSGRFTELDRERFGEIEGVTDKDWYSNSFHIPVEYSIGASEKIRKESAFNKYTPAGHINYVELDAAPKGNIDAFEQLVNASIDNDCGYFSVNFPVDQCLHCGNNGVIDDETCPVCGSLRIQRVRRVTGYLGVLEEVPEETGEGKTSGFNHGKFQECINRVSHLKGFKS